Proteins co-encoded in one Cinclus cinclus chromosome Z, bCinCin1.1, whole genome shotgun sequence genomic window:
- the LOC134056621 gene encoding interferon-like: MVVPGCAQPCQWHSTLALLLLIVAPATSLPCHHLRTHDLADALRLLQDMAPSHTQPCHLQEPPCFPDTLLHRNLHPHQAAATALRILQHLFHTLSRSSSSQHWPSQAHNDLLNKLQHHIHHLEQCLPDNANATTLFKGPRNPLLTINKYFRDIQLFLHAHNHSACAWDHVRLEALICFQHVDRLIRQMKHQTVLDPQ, encoded by the coding sequence ATGGTTGTACCTGGAtgtgcacagccctgccagtggcacagcaccctggcactgctgctacTCATCGTGGCTCCTGCCACCAGCCTCCCGTGTCATCACCTGCGGACCCACGATCTTGCAGATGCCCTGCGCCTCCTCCAGGACATGGCTCCCAGCCACACGCAGCCCTGCCACCTCCAAGAGCCGCCCTGCTTCCCCGACACCCTCCTGCACAGGAACCTCCACCCGCACCAAGCCGCCGCCACCGCCCTACgcatcctccagcacctcttccacaccctcagcaggagcagcagcagccagcactggccCAGCCAGGCTCACAACGACCTCCTCAACAAACTCCAGCACCACATCCACCACCTCGAGCAGTGCCTCCCCGACAACGCCAACGCCACCACGCTCTTCAAAGGACCACGCAACCCGCTGCTCACCATCAACAAGTACTTCAGGGACATCCAGCTCTTCCTCCACGCCCACAACCACAGCGCCTGCGCCTGGGACCACGTCCGCCTCGAAGCTCTTATCTGCTTCCAACACGTGGACAGACTCATACGGCAAATGAAACACCAAACTGTTCTGGACCCCCAGTAA